The Dromaius novaehollandiae isolate bDroNov1 chromosome 3, bDroNov1.hap1, whole genome shotgun sequence genome includes the window GAGACTGGAGGTGAGTGAATTAAACAGGCTTTGTGGAAAAGGTGAAGGGATACCCAGTGTGTTTCAGGGAGCATGGAACTGTCTGCCAGCAGGTTAAGACAGAAGGGGAGAAATCGGACTCTCAAGGAAGGCTCCAGATGAGAGTTAAAATGACGTTCTTTTAGAATGAGGCTAAAATGCTGTGGCTGCAGTGCGACTGCTGTGATGTGAGATCGGTTGCACAGAAAGTGTGGTGTTTGTATCCTGAATCCACCCAGTCCTCAAAGTAGCTTTCTGAAAAGGGGGAAACAGTCATAAAAAACTGAAACTCAGGTTAGAACAGTTAGGGAACTATTATTTTCAACCCTTATTTAGGACTACCACTGTCTAAAAGTTATTTAGAGGTTATGCCAGATGCGTAACTTCCAGATAACAAATTCTCAAATGATTCTCAAAAAATGATTCTTGAAGAAGGCTGTCAATACGTTATGGCTCACGGTGTCTGCGTAGCTGCTGACAGTGGTTTTGGAGGACAGTTTTTTCAGGGACAGCTCCTGTGAAGACTGTAGTAAACTGCAGGTGCTTCAGGAGGTGGCCAGTCTTCCTGCTGCCTCTGTAAGTACACTGTTCACCTTCCCCCTATGTATGCCTAAAACTATtcctgaagagaagcagcaggttTGAACTTTTAATGGTGATGATTTTAATCAGCAGAAACATAACAACAGTGTTTCACTAAGGTATTGTGGGAATGAGAGCATGCTGGAGAGCCTGCTTCCAATACAGTTTACAGTTGTTCTTGCTAGAAGGATTAATACACCTACACAACACAAAAGGCATCTTGTTTACTCCGTTTCCTAAATGAAGGGCAAGGTATCTCTCAGGAAAAACAAAGTGGGGGTTCTTAATCTGCTCAGCCCTTAGGTATGATAGTAAAGATGCCAAGAAAaactacttatttatttatttattttaagcatgTTTGCCTctgggctcttttctttctgtgtgttttctttttaaacatgccCCAAGCCTAAACCTAAGTTTAAAAACTACTCCTGCTGCCTCTGTATGGCGCCTGCAGCCCTGCCGTTGGGACGCTCTGCGGCGCCCGCCTGCCCCGGTGCCGGCCTGCCCCGGCGCCcacggggcgggacggggccggcgctgaggccgaggccgaggccggggccgcCCTGCACCGGCAGCGCCATGGTGGAGGCCTGGTACATGGACGAGTCCCCGGAAGACCAGCGCGCGCCGCACCGCCTGCAGCCCAACCGCGCCGTCGCCTTGGAGCAGCTGCGCCAGCTCGGCGTCTGCTACCGCAAAGTaagcggcgccgccgcggggggcggcggggggacgcggaGAGGCGGGCCCGGCGGCTTGGCCGGCCGCTTCGCGGGGCCCCGGCCACGCTGCGGCCCAGCCAGGCGGCCGCCGGGCCTCGGCGCGCCCCGGGGGCAGGGGGTGAAGCCCCTGCCGTCCGCAGCGCCGCGGTCCCGAGCCGCCCTGCCCCTGcgcccgcctccccgcgccgcgggcccgcgctgccccgccgccctcctcctcgCGGCCCGGAGACCGTGTTGGGCCGCTACGCGCTTCTGCTGTGACGGTTGTTTATAAAAGCGCACTTCCCCCCTAAATTTTACCTGTGTGTTGCTTGACAAACACGCGCACGCGCCGCTGCGCGTCTGCCGCGTTGCCGGCGTTGGCCGGGTGCCGCGGGCCCGGCCGACCTCCGCTGTCGTCCGCCCCGGTGAGACGGGGCTGCAGgcgcctggggaaggcaggcctGGGCCTCAGTGCAGCTGGGATTGCCAGTGTTggtgaagattaaaaaaaaactaccagtgcttttaaaaacaactgaaaagtGAAAATTATACTCAAAAGGGGAATCATGCTGTATCATGCCGAGTGGGTTTTAATTCTAACTGACGGCAGAGATGTTTCTCTGGCCGTAACCTCCCCCCTCCACATTTTCCTGGCGTCCCCAGAAATGGCGCGGGGACAACAGAGGACCTTTAGGCCTACTGTGAGGCAAAGGAAATGTCTGGGAGGGTTTTGATTATGATTTTGAATTTAGAGATGCTGAATGACATCAGTGGAGACAAATGAAAAATTCTCAGCGGGTTTATGTGTGTGACACAATTAGCAGGCAGCCCTGATCGCTCTTCCACAGGGTTTCCTAAAGCAAAACACAGGCCTAGTTACACTGTgttgtatttttgcatttatgAGTGTCCTTTTAAGGGTGGTTCAGACGTAAGAGCTGCTTGATGGAGAATTTCTGGCACAGGCTCCTAATCAAACTGTAAAATGCATTCATTAAGAACTATTGATTTCTTTCCCCTGCAATCATTATGTCCTGCGCTTGCTGGAGCATAGCAAAACTGATACTAGAGAATCTTTAAGGTATCTTTAAGAGTATCTTTAGGGGACTGTGACATGTATTGATGGTGAGACAAGTCTTGGAAGTATGTTATTTTCTATTGTAAGGTAAGGGCATATTGTAAGGGTTAATAAACAAATGAAACTCTTATGCAAGATAGGTAACCGAACCTTAGATaacctttcatttttctgtgttattaGCATCTCTTCCACCTTCAGGGTTGTGGCACCGTAAGTAGTGAGCAAAGAAAATTACTTATATCCAAAACAATTTAATGAAGTTCTGAAATAACCAGTGAAGACCCCAGAGTTGTCACCTCTTAATTTAATCTTATTTATTGCtgtcatgctgctgctgttttccatACCACAATAAATTTGTGTTCTTGGAAGCACGTTATGCCAAATGAAAAAGCAGTGGTGAAAGTAACTGGTACAAATCACATGTGTTTCTGCTAGCATTTCTGAACTAAAGAAACTGGGATGCAGCAGCAACAGGAAGGACTTCCAGAGGATTTCCTTATGAGGAGTACAGGATATAGTTAAATCTAATGAATCTGGCTCTTGAATGATAAACAGACTGTAGGAGCAGTGCATAGAGGCAAGGTTAATTTTCTTCAACAGTAAGTCCTTCTGGGGAGTCCATGCTGATTTTGAAAGGTCAGGTTTTTATCATTCTTGATTTTCTCTTTAGACTACATGATAACCAGAGAGCAACTCTGCTGGATTTGTTAGTATCTGGTATATCATTTGACATATGGTATTTATGCACTAATGCGCTGAACTTTCTGACTTGGAAGCTAGTGGTACATGGCCTGTATACCTATAGGGAGCCAACTTAACTACCCATTCAAGTCCTTTGCCTCTCCTTTGACACTCTTCGTAGCTTAGGCTTTTCTACATTAGTGTCTTGAATTGTCTTAAacactgaatgcatttttttttctgcctattcTTTAGCTGGATGCTGATAACTATGAGGCTGATCCATGTCTGAAAGAGATTCGGAAAGCAGAAAATTATTCTTGGATGGATATAATAACTATACAAAAAGACAAGCTTCCAAATTATGAAGAAAAGGTATGCAAGTCACTGCTTTTGGATGAGGATTTGAGCTCTGAAGTCAACCACTAGAGTGTGCAGCCAGCTTCTTACATGTATACATAGACCCTGCTCTTCAGAGATGAGAttatttccatgtttaaaatACATCCTGTACTGATGTCCTTACCTTTCAAAAGGCagttttcctattatttttaaaataggagAAGATAGGCCTTTTGCTTTCATAGATTGCCTTCAAAGATTTTTAGGATAGTTTCCGTAACTGTGTGTCATGTTGAAACTAAGATAGCTGCAAACAGAACCCTGCAAATCCTGACCTATCCTCTGAGAGCCTCATCTGGGTGAAGGTAGGCTGTTGCCAGCTGGGGGCTCTGAAGGCTGAAAAATCCATGAACTGAAGAACACCTTAGAGTCTGACTGCTTgcaaaatgcatcttttaaaatgtgtgttaACATCGTGGCGTATGAGGGACACATTCCTTTAGCAAGAAGTTTTTTTTTGACTTGGGAAGTTGATATCCTGTctgtttcaaaacagaagaatatGAATGCTCTCAGGTTCTCAGATAAGTGTTCCAGAAGGAACTTTCTCCTCCCTGTCTCAGGATGTCAGTATGCAAGTCTAACTTGAATACAGTAACTTAGGGGATTAGCAGTGGTATTTCAccatattttcattaaatatttgtccatttatcttttttttttttgcaatctcATTGTATTATACTGGTTTAAAGTTTTTGATAAGGTGAATTAGATGGGAACTCAGGTTGCCTGGATGGCCTCTACCTGATATGAAGATGAGTCGTCTTTGGCAAGGCATATGGACTTTTGTTCATTTTGCCATGCTGAATCAGTAAGGGTTGAGAAGTACGTCTCAGGGATGCCTGAACTAGTGTGGCTAAACAGCATCCGGACCTAAGCAGATGATACTGTGCACATTGCACTGTTCTGTGTGGACTTACTGGCTCAGATCTCTGCTAGTTTAACCTTTAAAGCATGTTTTGTTCTGTGCTGTAAAATGTTCGAAGAATTGTTCATTCCAGGAGAGAgagtgttgctgctgctgtctaGGAAGAAAGAGCCTGGAGTTGGGACTCTGGCCTTAGTATGTTGATGATTGATATGTGCATGATATACTATTTATGTAATGCAATAGGTGGGCCATGTTTGGcaataattacttttttattatagaaaatgAGGTATGCTAGCTTGCAGAGCTAGTTCAACCTTCAACAAGTGTAAAAAAGAGCAATAATCTTTTCCTCTatcttatttttgcatttcaggaaaaaagggcACAGAACTCAACTTCAGGGACTAAATTCCGTGGCGGGAAACTTTGCCCTCTCCTCTCTCAAATGGGTTAGAGCATTACTGTGTCTCAGGGAGTAGTTATGTGCAGCGATATCTTCTGTTTGTCAGTGATATCTTCCAAGGAAGTACAGCAATATGGTTAGAAGTGTCCTGAGACTGGGTCTGATCTCAGGTCTGATCAGAGAATGATCTGACCAGACTGGCCACTTTAACTATGTTAACATCCATTAGTTAAATGATTATGCAGTTACTGTTTAAAAGCCTCTGTTTTTGTCTGCTTTGCCAAATGTTTCCACTAGATTCCTTTGCAGTTTTTTATGTCTTCAGCAATTTCAAGAGTCATTTACTATCTCtagataaaaacattttatgaagAACATTTGCACCTAGACGATGAAATTCGCTACATCTTAGATGGATCTGGCTATTTTGATGTTCGAGACAAGGATGACAAGTGGATCCGGATTTTCATGGAGAAAGGAGACATGATAACCCTGCCTGCTGGCATATATCACCGATTTACACTGGATGAGAATGTATGTTATTATAGATTACAGTAAGTTTTGATGACAAATATATGTGAATACGTTTCATATTAGTAACTGCGTGCCATGAGACTTGCAGTTCGTTAGCAAACtgtattaaatatgaaaaaggaaTATGAAAAATACTAAATAATTCATAGCATCTGAACCTTTCATCTCTAGGTCAGAAATCTAGCTTCAGCTCATCAGCTGTAACTGCAGGTCATTGCCACGTGATATCTGTAGCGTATCTGATGTGAAAGTGGTGTGCCAAGCCCTGCAGCTGTCCCTCACACAGTTGCCACTACTTTTCATCGAGGTGTGGAGATGGATCCTTCTGTGTTGCCTTGTTGATTATCTCTTGTGGGTATAAACAGAGCATATCTGTGTGCAACAGTGGCATTTTTCATGAGCACTAACCACCTTCAGGGAAAGAATGATTTAAGGGTCCAGAACTGCTGCTTGCACCTAGGAGATGCGAGGCTGAATGTTGCTGTCACAGTAAGTGACCTGCTTTAGGAGGGTATTTTTGGCCATGAGATTGTGAGATTGCACACGTAGTCGTGGTCtgtgtgcctgtgtttgtaaTCTCAGTCTCAGCCCTGGAAAGTGGGGGGAATTTGTACTGATGCCTCTTTGTGTAGCAAAACCCCATCTCTGGCATAGCCTTGTATGCGGTATAATATTGAATCAGCTGCCTGAGTGGCAGATACTGTGTATGTAGGAAAGGAAAGCCCAACTTTTAATGTCTGCAATTAGATATTCACAGTGCATTAGCTACAGTTGCTAATTTTTAAGGCTTTTTCTTCATGTGGACAAAATAGAAGGGGATATGGGTCGAGAGTTGGGTATGGGTATGGGTATAGATTGAGACCTCAACAAGATGTCTTAAATGTCCTTTTCAGGGACTTTAGTCCAGAAATGCTATCTTCAAGTTCCCACTTAAGTTCTTTATGTACTTCTAGACCCTTCAATTAAGTTCTTTAGGTGCCTAACTTTATTCTTGACATTGCAGAGCACCTAGATGCAAGATAAACACTTAGTAGTGTTTACAAAACAGGTGGGGCCTAAACTTGCAGTGTAGTTAACAGAAGAGGTGAAGAGAGTTCCCTATAACTCAGTATTTAGAGCACTTCTCCAGGATGTAGAGTTCCCTTCTCTGCTTCCACAGCTGCACTTTCTGACCTGATTAGCTGGCAGTAGGGGCTCTTACTTCTTCCTTTTGAAGTCTGAAGACTTATCAGTTTCCGCAGCATTATTTGTTGGCTGGTTTATGCATTTCCCATTCAGCTTTTATGGCTCCCATTCTGAGGCTTCTGATACTCCTCAAGCATTGTGTAGCAACCTTGGGTGTTGTGAATGTCATTGTATAACTAAGCAACTAGGAGTTAGATTCCACATTGCTCAGTGGATTGTGGATTTAGTGCAAAAGgctatttttttgctttctttgaaacAGAAGCACCCTCCttgcccagccaggaggcactAGGGTTTGCAATGCAGTACAGCACTGCTTAGTTGCAACATGTCCcactgcagcagctgggagctggaAAGCAGCATGGTGGTACAATTCTCTGAAACGTGTGAAGCTGTCAGTCCATcttgaaatgcttttgaaaattgcTACAGAAGTGCAAATGAAACTGTTAACTTCAGAATTAAGATCCTGTAGAAAGGAGCTCTTACATTACTTGTGACTTCTTGTTCTTTGACAGAATTACGTGAAGGCAATGAGGCTATTTGTTGGAGAACCAGTCTGGACAGCATACAACCGGCCAGCTGATCATTTTCCTGCTCGGAAACAATATATGAAGTTTTTGACTGAAAAAGCACAGTAATGGTCTCTAAAACCTGATAGGTGAAGCAGCCTGAAGCTCTATCGGAATAAATGTAAATGGTGGTTTTTCACTGTTTACAGTTGCATATActcttagaatcacagaatcatagaaaaatttaggttgAGAGATCagctggagatcatctagtccaatcaaCTGCTCAATGTAGGGGCAACTTCAAAGTTCGATCAGGTTCCTCAAGGCCTTGTCTagttgagttttgaaaatctgcagTGGTGGAGATTTCACAGTTTCTCTGGGCACCCATTTCAGTGCTTAACCACTGTCATGGGCAAGAATTTTTTCTTCATGCCTAATGTGAACTCCCTTGTTGCAACTTGTTGTTGTTGCCTCTCGCCTGTTCATTGAACGTCTGAGAAGAGGCTGGCTCTGTGTTCTCTACAATCCTTTCCTCTAGTGGAACACTGCAATTAGGTCCCCTCTTACCCTTCTATTCCGCAGGCTAGACAAATCAGTATCCTTACTTGGACTATCTCCAGTCCAGCTAATGCAAATGTTAAACATTATTGGCCCTAGTTTTGATCGATGAAGAACACTGCTCATAATCAGATTACAGTTAGACTTGAACCACTGACTAATTTGAGCCCGATGGTCCAGCAGTTTTTCACCACCTTGCAGTCTGTCTCCAATCTGGCTACAAGACTGCTATGGGAGTCTGTGTCGAAacccttgctgaagtcaaggtaaatgacattcACTGTTTCCCCTCCTCCACAGAGCCAGTTGTTTCTTTCTAGGTGGCAGTCACgatggtcaggcacaatttgccttCAGTAAATTGGTGCTGGCTGTTCGTAGTCACCTTCTTGTATTTCACATGCCTGGAATGGCTTCTATGAAAATTTGCTTCATAATTTTCCTGGTGACTaaagtgaggctgaccagcctgtagttcctcCTTCTCaccctttttgaagatggatgtaacatttgcctttttccagttaCTAAGATTTCTCCTCATCTCTatgacatttcaaagatgatAGCAACCTTGCAGTTACATTAGCCGGTTGCATTTACACTTGCTCAAGAATCCATTttctaaccttttttttcttgatatttttggCAGGTAAAATTGGGAGAGGTGGGCTACATTAATATTCCTTCTGTTCTGAATCCATGCTAATGAAGTATgtaggattttgtttttaattaaagaaaataaaccctCCTTCATTTTTGTCTAAAAATGTTCACAAGATAAATTTGCATAATCAGCATTTTAGTATGCAGCTTCCCTAGTTCTGCCCTGGTATGCAGAACTGTGATTTTCTTGCAGTAAAATGTAGAAATTTGCTTTTTTGAGTTATTAATAAAATTACTTTGTCTTagatgtgtgtggttttttttcttgtcctaaGATTAAGGACATGTTCAACAACAGTGTTGCTATAATTGTTAATCAACTTTTGTTCTTTGTTCCGCTACTGGCTTGTTCCGTGACACTGGACAAATCATTTACtgcgtgcctcagtttctttagctgtaaaatggagataagtAGACTTAAATTTGCTTGTTCAGTTGAGGTTTTCAGTAGATGTTTTGCAGTTACACAGTATGTGCTGCCCCTTAGTAATGGACACAGGAGTGATGTTTTGGACTATGAATTTGCCTTTTACAATAACAAAGTATGTAAGCAGGGCTGATAGTCACTTGCTCCAACTTTTAACTGGTGATGAGAACACAGATTCTCCGCTGACTATAGCTTATGTGGCAATTTAAGCTGTATGCAATTAATACCAATTCCTATTTTACAGCTTTCAAAATGAACATGAATCTAGAAAAAAGTTGAAATTTGAGCTAATGGAAATCTTTCTAAGGTAGCGGAGGGATTAAGCTGATTGTACTTGcccactgttcctctgctatggGTGGAAGAATATCCTGTCTTCAGCAGGAGgcagtattttcattattttgtggCAGCATTATTTACAATGGTTTGTAAATGTTTTAATTCTTTAAAAGTGTTTCTGAAGACAGATTTGCTGTTTCAAAGTGAAATTGTGCTAGCTTTTAAGATAAGAGTTGGAAATGGTGAGTAAAAAAGGTACATATTTCCTGCCTTACTGTCTTAGGTTGCAAGATACATGAAAACAGAGCTAGATACCTGACTGCTTACTCTGCTAGTGCATGGCTCAATTTGTGGAGGTAGGGTGCAGGCACAAGCCAAGCCTGCAAAATGCAAGCCCACAcagagctcacttctgcctgtaTTAGCTCTTGTGCAGTGGTTAATAAGCCTGGATGAAAATCAGTGTTATAATCAGTGTTATTAGCACATAGCAAATATGAAACCTAACCATAGTCACACACACTTCATCAGGCAGGCTTGCGTGGATGCTATGCTGTGTCTCCATCTGCCTCGCTGGGTCAGAGGTTTGTGTGCTGCCCTCCGCCCCCGTGGTAGAGGCACTTGAGTATCCTTTCGTCTTTTGCACAGCTCCCACACACATGGGGCATCCTGTTCCCAGTATGAACTTCTGGGATTTTTCAAAGACAAGCTGCAGGAATAAATGATAGTTACTGCTGCAGCAAGATTTATTTTTTGACTTATATGCCCCCCAAAATTGTATTTCAGAATGGAAAGTAAAATGGCTGCTTTCTCTTAGTGCTGGTATTAGTCCCTGATATCCAGTCTAATTtatcttctctctgcttttattttcctttttaacagaAGTTGACAGGAGACTGGTCATTTCTCCTAGTTCTCCTATGGGCCCTT containing:
- the ADI1 gene encoding acireductone dioxygenase, translated to MVEAWYMDESPEDQRAPHRLQPNRAVALEQLRQLGVCYRKLDADNYEADPCLKEIRKAENYSWMDIITIQKDKLPNYEEKIKTFYEEHLHLDDEIRYILDGSGYFDVRDKDDKWIRIFMEKGDMITLPAGIYHRFTLDENNYVKAMRLFVGEPVWTAYNRPADHFPARKQYMKFLTEKAQ